CCTATCCAGCCGTTGTCGACGAGGCGTTCGACCTCGAGGTGTTTCCGGAGAATCTCGGTCACGCGCTCGACTGGCGCGTGGATCACTGCGGTCAGGCGAAGCGGCTGATGGTACGGTTCGTCGTCGGCGGCTTTCAGCGACTGTAGCGGGAGGCCGGTCATCAGGTCGCCGCCGTTGCCCTGGACGACGCCGACGTTGCCGACCGGGTTCTGGGTGACCTTCGAGCCGCTACCGTAGACGCCGTTGTCCACGGTTGCGAAGTAGTACTGGTTGTTGATCCACTGGGTGACCACGAGCGGCCCCGCCATGATCAACTCGAGTGCGTCGCCGTCGGGGTCGGTCGTCCAGTCGTAGGAGTGGAGGAACGCCCGTCCCGAGAGGTCTTCGTCGTCGGTCAGTTCGCGCGGGCCGATGACGAAGGAGGCGTTGCCGGCCAGCCCCCACTCGGGTCGGGTCTCACCCCAGTCGACCGCGCGGCGAGCCGTCTCGCGGATGGGGTCGTCGGGGTCCGCGCCGGTCAGCGTCTCGCTGCGCTCGGCGGCTGCACCGGCTCGAGCAGCGTCGAGGTCCGCTCGCAGTTGCTCGAGGTCCTCGCGGTGGCTCTCGGGAACGTCGCCGTCGAAGAGGGTGATCTCGTCGGTCGTCGTGTTGTGTTCGGCTCCGACGAAGACCGTGTCCTCGGGGATTGAAAACCCGCGCTGGCGGAGTTCGGTCTTGACGCTCTCGTCGTTACAGATTTTTGCGAGCACGCGTGCGTTCGGGCCGCCGGGGTTGCCGGCACAGGCGCCACAGTCGAGACTCGAGTCGAACGGGTTGTTCGTCGTGTGACTCGCGTGGCCCGCGAAGACGACCAGGCGGGCAAACTCCGTCCACCCCATCAGTTCGAAGGCAGACTGTGCGTACTCGACCTTCTCGTCGTGGCTCATTCGCGGGTACTCGAGCGTCGGGGAACAGAACTCGTGGGGGCTCGGGACGCGCTCGTCGACGGCATCGCCGAGTTTGTAGAGCGCGGACGGGGCGAGCGTCCGTGCCGCCAGCGCCGAGCCGTAGGCGCCGCCGCCCCCTTCGACGAACGGGAACGCGGCGACGACGTTGGTCTTGAGACGCTTGAAGTGTTTCCGGGTCGCGTGCACCAGCCCGTGCCACTGATCGTGAGTCGTCGCGTGTTCGCCGTGGTCGGTCTCGGGTTCGTCGGCGATCAGGTGCTGGGCCTCGACGATCGGCGGGCAGGCGTCGGTGACGGCGTCCGAGTCGTAGCCCTCGTACTGCATCGGGATGCCGAAGAAGCCGGCGTAGCCGTGAGTCTCGTAGTTGCCCTGCCGCTCGACGTGTCGGCGGATGATCTCCGAGCGCGTGTCGATACAGAAGACGAGTTGCGCGTCCGGGCGTTCGCCGTCGCCGTGTGACGACTCGGTGACGGTTTCGTCGACGTCCGCGAGGAGCCGGCGACGGTAGCTTTGCTCCCAAGCCGACAGCCAGATTTCCTCGAGAGGGACGTCGTCGTCAGCGGTTGCGCCAGTGTCGTCGTCGCTCACGTCGGCGTTTTCGGGCGTGATCGGCGCGTCCAGCATATCACAAAGCACCAGTCGCACACCCAGATACTCCACTAGCGTGATCGGGTACGCCGACTGCCACGGGTCGGCGCCGTCGTCGTCCGATCGCTGCTTGATGAACCCGGTCCAGCCGGGCAGTGCGGCGAGGTGGTGCTCGAGAACGTCGTCCCAGCGGGAGTTAGGATACTCCTCGAGGGTCTCCTCCAGTGCGTCCATCGCCGTCTCGGGCAGTTCGTCGGCGTCGTCGCAGGGTACGTCGCCGTCGTGGGCCGCTACGGAGCGCCAGGCGGCGTAGAACCCGTCCTCGCGGTTCGGCATCGGCCAGGCGGCCTGTCCCTGATCGAGGAAGGCCGCGAGCCACTTCGAGAGCACGCGGTCGACCGTCTCGGTCGCGTCGTCGACGTCGCGGCCGCGGTCGGTCTCGCGGTCGGCCAGTTCCGCGAGCAGCGTCTCCGGATCGTCGTCGATCCCGTGGGCGGCGAGTTCCTCGCGCAGTAGGTCGGGGTCGATCCGGTCCTCCTCCCAGGCGCGACGGAAGATCGCGGGTCGGGGGTAGCCGCGGCCGCCGAACAGCCGTTCTCCCTCCGCGACGGCCTCGTGGAACGGCCGGTCCTCGAACCCCGAGAGGGGGTTGGCGGTGACGAAGGAGTGTAGCGGCCAGACCGACCCGATGCGATCGGACGCACGGTCGATGCTGTCGGTGATCCGGTCCTGGAACGTCTTCTCGTGGGCTTGGGTCATTGGTCGTATTCCTCCTTGGTGGTGAGCACGGTCGCAGGAGCCGGTTGCGAGAGGTTCAGCAGTGTGACGTAGAGGCGCTCGCTCGAGCGGTGCCAGCCGAGTTCCGTCGCGAGGTAGGCGCCGACGAACGCGGCGACGACGAGGTAGTGAGCGACCGTCAGTTCGGTCGGGGCGTAGGTCATCGGCACGCTCGCGAGCATCGTCGAAACGGCGTTGAACGTGACGGCGTAGGCACCGATCGCGGTGAGGACGACTGCCGGGACGCTGACGAGCCTGACCGACGAGGGCAGCGTCGTCCGGTGGAGGATGTCTCGAGCCGCGGTCAGCGTCGTCAGCACGACGACCAGCGTCAGCACGATGCCGCTATCGAGCGTCACGGACAGCCCCGACAGCTTGCCGGTGAGAACCATGAAGAGCGCGCCACCGCCGACGGCGGTGAGGAGACTGACAGCGGCGCCCGAGAAGCCGAGGTTGGTGTGAGACCCACGTTTGGGCGCGGTGTGTTCGACGGACGCGCCCGACGAGAGGAAGAGATACGCCTTGTAGCAGCCGTGCAGGATGAGGTGAGCGATCGCGGCCGAGAAAAAGCCGAGACCACACTGCATGATCATAAACCCCATCTGGGCGAGCGTCGAGCTACCGAGTTTGCGTTTGACGTCGGTCTGAACGAGTACCATCGCCTGGCCGAGCAGAGCGCTGAACGCGCCGACGATGACGATCAGCGACATGACGGCGAGTTCGGTGCCGACAAGCGGCGCGAACCGGGTCAGCAGGATGCCGCCCGCGTTCACGAACCCGGCGTGCATCAGCGCCGAGGCGGGCGTCGGCGCCGTCATCGAGGACAGCAACCAGCCATGGAACGGGAACAACGCCGACTGGACGATCGCGGCGAAGAAGATGCCGCCGACCGCGACGAACCCAATCGTCGTCGGGACGGCCTCGAGCGCCCCGAGAACTCCAGTGATCGAGGTCGACCCGGTCGTCCAGACCAGCAGGCCGAGCGCGCCTGCGAGCAACGCCGTGCTCGCGAGGAAGTACGCCGCGGCGAGCCGACCGGCGATCTGGGCCTGCTTCCAGCGGCGGTCGTGGCCGATCAGCGAGGCCATCAGCAGTCCCATCGCCAGCCACGCCGTCGCGAACAGGGCGACGTGGTCCGCCGCGGTCAGCGTCATGACCACGAGCGTGAACGCGAACACGGTGGCGAAGAACCGCTCTACGCCCCGGTCGCCGGCCATGTAGCGTCGCGAGTAGCTGTGGACGATGCCGCTGAAGAAGGTGACCACAACCCACATGACCGTCGTCAGCCCGTCGACCACGAAGACGCCGGGAACGCCCCACTGGTAGCCACGGAAGGCAGTGAGCGCGAGCACCACGAGGCTGGCGCAAAAGAGCGTCCAGACCGACCAGGTCGACGCCCGCGGCACCCACGAATGCGGCGGCGTCGACGTTTCGGAGAGCTGTACGCGATCCTGTGAACTCGTTTCGTCTGACATGCTTCGATTTCGTCGTGCGACCAGGCCGGGCGATAGGACCGACAGCACGCCGCAGCCAGCGTGACCGATCTGGTCGTTTCTGCACGCTACTTGAACAAGGCAGTTATTATATCCACTGGTTCGAACAAAACGTTCGTTATTCAGTCCCGCGAAGATCAACCTGGTCAATGGTTCGTGCTCTCACACCAGGGGAAAGTCGTCCCGAAGTCGGGCGATTCCTATCACCCGTTCGCGAGTTCCGGACGCGGACGAAGACGGCAAAGCTGTCCGTTCCCACCTGCGCGGAACCGAGTTCGACGACTCGACGTTCACTGAATCGAGGTACAGATCAATTAGTTAAAAACGCTGCTAAACGCGAACGATGTGGCGAGTATTGCGAGGAAATCGAACGATCCGTCACGAAGACGGTGCAGGTCGATCAGTTCGTGGTGATCGAGTCGACGCCGCTCGAGTCGATCCGCGGTCGATCGACGGCTACTCGTCGGAGAACTCGTCGAACGTAGTCGCCTCGTGGCTGCGGACAAGCACCTCGTCAGTGATCGTCAACCCGAGATCCGACAGTTCCTGTGCAACCGGCGTGATGTCCCGGTCGGTCTCGCCGACGGCAGTCACGAGAAGGTTCTCCTCGCCGGTGACCAGTTCCTGGACCGAGATGACCCCCGGAATCTCCAGGGCCTCCTCGATGTAGTCCCCGCGCTCGGGAATCGCAGCGGTACAGAACAGGAGCATGCGAATCGGATACCCTGACTTCGTGTAGTCGATGTCGGCACTGTAGCTCTTGATGATCCCCTCGGACTCCAGGCGCTGGATGCGCTTTCGAACGGTGCTCGAGGAGGCCTCTGTCCGTTCGGCGATGTCGCCGGACGAGAGGTTCCTGGCCTCCTGCTGGAGCGCGTAGAGGATCTCACGATCGACCGCGTCGAGATCGTACTCGGTCATACGTTCCGTTTACTGTGGGAAATATAAGGGGCTTCGGCTGTCCGACCGGACGAATACGTGGCGTTCCCGAGCGCGTTCGCCCGTATTCCGCTCGAGTAGCCGTATCTCGCGCGTCGTCACGACCCGGAGCGTTTATACGTCTCCGTCCGTTCTCTTTAGAGGCAATGGCGAAAGGAACCGTTGATTTCTTCAACGACACTGGCGGCTACGGATTCATCGAGACTGAGGACGCGGACGACGACGTGTTCTTCCACATGGAAGACATCGGCGGCCCGGACCTGGAAGAAGGTCAGGAACTCGAGTTCGACATCGAGCAGGCCCCCAAGGGCCCGCGCGCGACGAACGTCGAGCGCCTGTAAGGCGGAATTCGTACGGTATCGGCACTTGACTGCAGTATTTCACGCCCCTGAGCGACGGCTCTGCCGTTCGTCGGGGTTTTAGTAGCTGCGTTGCCGATCTGAGACTATGTCCAATCCCGATCCACTGATCCGCGCGAGCGACGAGATCGAGTACGAGTCCGTCGACGCCGCCGACGGCCTCGAGAAGGGCGTCCTGATAAACGAAGACCACGGCGCGCCGAACTTCGCGATCCGACGGTTCGTTCTCGAGGTCGGCGCCGAGGTACCGGAACACACCAACGAGGTCGAGCACGAACAGTACGTTCTCGAAGGCGAGTACACCGTCGGTATCGAGGGCGAGGAGTACGAGGTCGCGGCCGGCGACTCGCTGCTGATCCCCGCCGGCACGGTCCACTGGTACCGCAACGAGAGCGGCGGACCCGGTGCCTTCCTCTGTGCGGTGCCGAACGGCGACGACGAGATCGAACTGCTCGAGTGAGTTTCGGCTCGGATCGACCACTGGCGAGAAGCTCGGACTACTCCGAGCGGGACTCCTGAGCCTTCGTGACGAGTTCCTCGACCGCCTCGTCGATCACTTCTGCGACCTCGGTCGACTGATATCGAGCCGCAAGACGGTAAACGACGACGTAGCTCACGACCGTCGCGACCGCCGCCAGAATGAGGTTCCCGACGAGCAGACGCAGAACGATTTCGGGGCCGGCGCTGAAGGAGGCGCCAGTCATCGAGACGCCGTCGACGGGGCCTAACAGGAACACGCCGACCGCGAAGCTCGCGACGTAGACGCCCCACTTCACCACGGGATTGAACACGAGTACCGATGCGAACAGGGCGAGTTTGCTCACCCAGCTGACGGCGTATCCGATCGCCACGAACAACAGGAGCCCAGCCCCGAGTGTCGGCAACATCGTGACGAACGCGCCTACGGCGAAGCTCCCGGCGAGCTCGCGCGGCGTAGAATCCTCCCTGAACGCCTCGTGAAGGTCGTCGCGGATCCGATCGGCGTATCGACCGAATCGAGCCCTACTCATAACGAGTGTTCACTTCCCGTTACGGGTAATTAAAACGTAGGAGAGAGGAAAACCCGAGGGACTGTGGCACGCAGTTGTCAGTTCTCGGAGCGGTTCGTCGTACGGTGACAGCCCGGCGACCGTAACCCGAGTCCGAATCGCTCAAGTACGCTAACGGTCTATCCGGTATCGTGTCGCAGCAGGTTCAGGAGGTCGAAACGATATTCTGCCACGAGACGGGCGACGACTACCTGGTGGTCGTCAAGCGAGACGGCGAGCGGCTGTTCCGGGCACGGGTCGTCCTCTCCGAGACGTCCGCTGGCCCACGGCCCGCGAAGTTCCGGCTGAAACAGGGCTCGAGCGAGGAACCTCGCCAGCCCGACGAGTTCGTCGAACTCGCACGACTCGCGAAACGGATTCGCATCTCCGAACAGACCTCGCCCGCCGCACGCGAGGAATTCATGGAGATGCTCGCGGGCTACCAGCTCGAGGACAAGGCAAAGACCGTCCGGACCTGCCGCTACTGTGCTTCTGCGGGTCGATACTCGCCAGTCACGACCGACACCGCGGTCAAAGACGACGAGGACTGGATCTGCCGGGACTGCGCTCGCCAGGAACTCGAGCGCCAGCTCACCTACAGCGGCGGCGGCGAAGTAACGGGATCGGCGAAAGAACGTCTCGAGGAACTGATGCTCGAGGTGCAGGATCTCCAGCGGATCGTCAACCTGCTGCAGGGACAGCTCGATCCCGACCTGACGAAGTTCGATACGATCTCGGCGACGACCGACGAGGTCGATCCCGTCCGGGTGGACTCGTTGAACCTGCATCCGGGATTACAGAACCTGCTCGAAGACCGGTTCGAGACGCTGCTTCCGGTCCAGAGCCTCTCGGTCGATCACGGTCTCTTTGATGGCGACGATCAATTGGTCGTCTCCGCGACGGCGACGGGGAAGACGCTCGTCGGCGAGATGGCCGGCATCAATCGCGTCCTGAACGGCAAGGGGACGATGCTCTTTCTCGTCCCACTGGTCGCGCTCGCGAACCAGAAGTACGAGGACTTCCAGGACGAGTACGGCCACCTCGTCGACGTCTCCATCCGCGTCGGTGCGAGCCGAATCGCCGACGAGGGCGAGCGGTTCGACCCGAACGCCGACGTCATCGTCGGCACCTACGAGGGGATCGACCACGCCCTCCGGACTGGCAAGGAGATGGGCGACATCGGCACCGTCGTCATCGACGAGGTCCACACGCTCAAGGAGGAAGGACGTGGCCACCGCCTCGACGGACTGATTTCGCGGCTCAAGTACGCCTGCGAACAGCGAGCCAAACGACGTGACGACTACGGGGGCGCACAGTGGGTCTACCTCTCCGCGACCGT
This portion of the Natronobacterium texcoconense genome encodes:
- a CDS encoding cupin domain-containing protein, whose protein sequence is MSNPDPLIRASDEIEYESVDAADGLEKGVLINEDHGAPNFAIRRFVLEVGAEVPEHTNEVEHEQYVLEGEYTVGIEGEEYEVAAGDSLLIPAGTVHWYRNESGGPGAFLCAVPNGDDEIELLE
- a CDS encoding DUF2309 domain-containing protein produces the protein MTQAHEKTFQDRITDSIDRASDRIGSVWPLHSFVTANPLSGFEDRPFHEAVAEGERLFGGRGYPRPAIFRRAWEEDRIDPDLLREELAAHGIDDDPETLLAELADRETDRGRDVDDATETVDRVLSKWLAAFLDQGQAAWPMPNREDGFYAAWRSVAAHDGDVPCDDADELPETAMDALEETLEEYPNSRWDDVLEHHLAALPGWTGFIKQRSDDDGADPWQSAYPITLVEYLGVRLVLCDMLDAPITPENADVSDDDTGATADDDVPLEEIWLSAWEQSYRRRLLADVDETVTESSHGDGERPDAQLVFCIDTRSEIIRRHVERQGNYETHGYAGFFGIPMQYEGYDSDAVTDACPPIVEAQHLIADEPETDHGEHATTHDQWHGLVHATRKHFKRLKTNVVAAFPFVEGGGGAYGSALAARTLAPSALYKLGDAVDERVPSPHEFCSPTLEYPRMSHDEKVEYAQSAFELMGWTEFARLVVFAGHASHTTNNPFDSSLDCGACAGNPGGPNARVLAKICNDESVKTELRQRGFSIPEDTVFVGAEHNTTTDEITLFDGDVPESHREDLEQLRADLDAARAGAAAERSETLTGADPDDPIRETARRAVDWGETRPEWGLAGNASFVIGPRELTDDEDLSGRAFLHSYDWTTDPDGDALELIMAGPLVVTQWINNQYYFATVDNGVYGSGSKVTQNPVGNVGVVQGNGGDLMTGLPLQSLKAADDEPYHQPLRLTAVIHAPVERVTEILRKHLEVERLVDNGWIGNLTVVDPTQDNQMFHYQGDLEWEPPAQPATPQQRVGTAVTSD
- a CDS encoding Lrp/AsnC family transcriptional regulator, with protein sequence MTEYDLDAVDREILYALQQEARNLSSGDIAERTEASSSTVRKRIQRLESEGIIKSYSADIDYTKSGYPIRMLLFCTAAIPERGDYIEEALEIPGVISVQELVTGEENLLVTAVGETDRDITPVAQELSDLGLTITDEVLVRSHEATTFDEFSDE
- a CDS encoding proton-conducting transporter transmembrane domain-containing protein, with the protein product MSDETSSQDRVQLSETSTPPHSWVPRASTWSVWTLFCASLVVLALTAFRGYQWGVPGVFVVDGLTTVMWVVVTFFSGIVHSYSRRYMAGDRGVERFFATVFAFTLVVMTLTAADHVALFATAWLAMGLLMASLIGHDRRWKQAQIAGRLAAAYFLASTALLAGALGLLVWTTGSTSITGVLGALEAVPTTIGFVAVGGIFFAAIVQSALFPFHGWLLSSMTAPTPASALMHAGFVNAGGILLTRFAPLVGTELAVMSLIVIVGAFSALLGQAMVLVQTDVKRKLGSSTLAQMGFMIMQCGLGFFSAAIAHLILHGCYKAYLFLSSGASVEHTAPKRGSHTNLGFSGAAVSLLTAVGGGALFMVLTGKLSGLSVTLDSGIVLTLVVVLTTLTAARDILHRTTLPSSVRLVSVPAVVLTAIGAYAVTFNAVSTMLASVPMTYAPTELTVAHYLVVAAFVGAYLATELGWHRSSERLYVTLLNLSQPAPATVLTTKEEYDQ
- a CDS encoding DEAD/DEAH box helicase, whose amino-acid sequence is MSQQVQEVETIFCHETGDDYLVVVKRDGERLFRARVVLSETSAGPRPAKFRLKQGSSEEPRQPDEFVELARLAKRIRISEQTSPAAREEFMEMLAGYQLEDKAKTVRTCRYCASAGRYSPVTTDTAVKDDEDWICRDCARQELERQLTYSGGGEVTGSAKERLEELMLEVQDLQRIVNLLQGQLDPDLTKFDTISATTDEVDPVRVDSLNLHPGLQNLLEDRFETLLPVQSLSVDHGLFDGDDQLVVSATATGKTLVGEMAGINRVLNGKGTMLFLVPLVALANQKYEDFQDEYGHLVDVSIRVGASRIADEGERFDPNADVIVGTYEGIDHALRTGKEMGDIGTVVIDEVHTLKEEGRGHRLDGLISRLKYACEQRAKRRDDYGGAQWVYLSATVGNPEQLAGVLESKLIEFEERPVPIERHVTFASGQEKVRIENKLVRREFDTESSKGYRGQTIIFTNSRRRCHEISRKLEYSSAPYHAGLDYKRRKKVERQFGDQDLAAVVTTAALAAGVDFPASQVVFDSLAMGIEWLSVQEFHQMLGRAGRPDYHDKGKVYVLVEPDCAYHNSMEGTEDEVAFKLLKGEMEPVMTEYDEAAAIEETLANVTVGGKAAKSLNDRMLGEIPTKHAVGKLLQHDFIDGFEPTPLGRVVTEHFLDPSEAFMLLDGIRKDAHPYELVADIELRDTDL
- a CDS encoding DUF2062 domain-containing protein, which produces MSRARFGRYADRIRDDLHEAFREDSTPRELAGSFAVGAFVTMLPTLGAGLLLFVAIGYAVSWVSKLALFASVLVFNPVVKWGVYVASFAVGVFLLGPVDGVSMTGASFSAGPEIVLRLLVGNLILAAVATVVSYVVVYRLAARYQSTEVAEVIDEAVEELVTKAQESRSE
- a CDS encoding cold-shock protein — protein: MAKGTVDFFNDTGGYGFIETEDADDDVFFHMEDIGGPDLEEGQELEFDIEQAPKGPRATNVERL